The genomic interval AACACTTGTTATTTCGATGAAAATTTGAGTAATCTACCAACTATACTACCATACGAGGCTGAATTCATATTTTGATCTATATTGCACACAAGTTGGCATGTTTTTTTGCACCCAGACTGACAAAACCATGCATGCAACTGGCCAGATGCGCTAGGTTGCACTTCGGTCCTCTTTCAGGATTATGGATTACTGTGACATGCTTTTTATAAGCTTCTAAAACTCTCTTCATCAGCATATCTTAGAGAGCTTGAAATCAACTTAATTATCGACTTTCTAATTCATTCGTTTTGTGTTATTATGGAACAATAATAATCATTGTAAAACCAGCTTCAGACACATCGACCTCGTCATTGGCATCGCCGCAATGCCCCCCATCCGTGTCGCGTCCCGATCATGTGGGGTATGATAGTCTAACCATCATGTAGGGTCTACTCGTACGCACGGACGGGGTGGTGGTCTGGTGGCGTCGGCAACCACCCGGTATGTCCCCCCCACACAGACGGACACAGGCTGCCTCCAATATCCATCTCGTCCCTCATCACTTCATCAGCCGGACGGAGCTCCTCCGACGTAGGGTGAATATCGCCTACGTCAAAAAATGATTGTTCCAATTTTCCGTTAATGGGTCGGTCCAGCAATGGCAAGGATGCCCTAGACGAGTTTGTTATCGTTCGACTTCTGAGCTTTgctgttgcttgcttgcttagcGTTGCCGAGTTGTTGCTTTCTCGACTATGGAGCTCGGCTCGGGATGATCGGCGACGTGCGGAGACTGTGTGGTGGATTACGCGTGCTAGTAGCTAGTAGTACGCACGTGTAGGAAGCTGCTCCAACTGCCTAGTACAAGTGTAGGAGGTTCCTCTAACGTACGAGAGATTTGGGTCACATCTGTCAGTTCTAAACCGGTcagaaactttttatattcaTTGATTTAACTATAGTAACgataattagaaaaataaataaatttggtaCTCCTATTTGACTAGAAATAGAAAGTCACACAAATAGTCAGAATCAAAATCAATACCACTTGTACGAAAACCATACTTAAGTCAGTCGGGAATTTCCTTCCCCGTTTTCATCCCACCCTACAAAACGATAGCACCGGGACAGGACAGGAGAAATGAATAAAAGAAGGTATCGCACCGAGACAAGTGGCGAAGGTAAGGGGGGTGCCAAAGGGTGCCAACACCCCCCTATCCAAACACTACCACCACTACACCCTCAtgtttttactctatattaagttagctaagataagtatttatctagtttattttgtgtagattgaaagtattatcagtttaattagttagcaagtctaaaaatattagcaagaaacatgatctacaaaattagtttgtgatttctcatctttttcaaagtaaaatagatgatacttatttgtgagattatttaatagtttacattaaaagaatttagcaataaagactagttttaaatttccaatgatattattaaagagctaaaattcaagtttttcttAAAGGACTAATTTACGCATTGCTTGTTATTGACGGTGACTATTCTTAAAGGACTATTTATTCGGTCTCATGGTTTATCTTCACCCTACACCCCCCTAATCttaaatcctggcttcgcccctgcaCCGAGACCACCATTACATGCAGGTGACACAACTCACAAACTGTCGCGTAACAACATTGCATTGCATGGTAAGTTAAAGGACGGTGAAACAGCCACTTGCTGCTCCTACTATCATCATCAAGCTAAACTAACATATCCACCATGGATGATCAGTGCATCATCAACGAGAacatttaaaaaagaaaaccctgTTGTTAATCACAGAATGAATTTCTCTAAAAGTACGGTGTACTGCCTCTCTCGTTCTTTTCCTCTCCCGGTACAAGAGCCGCACCTACGCAAAGCCTTCACATGGTAGCAACACGCAACTGCCTCTAAACTACAGCAGCTCACCTTTGCATATCTCCCTATCTGCATAAACCGTCGCTTCCAACGATGTCACCTGATGTTCTTCTTCCTTCGGCAAGGCTGGTGTCGATCGATCACTCTCACAATGCCGAAATGGGTGTCCTCCTCGTTCGTCATCTGCGGGCACCAGACAGGCATAAGCTCATTGCCGAGCTCCAGAGTCCATGCTCGACTTCTCGGTGTCGCTGCTGGTGGACACGGAAGCTGCCTCCTTGGTGGACTTGCGAGCTCGCTGACGAGGCCTGCTCGAGCCAGTGGGGTCAGCCTTGCGCTTCCCGCTTCCGAGGAGGCCAAAGGCGACCGCTTCAAGGGCTCTTGCCGTGGGAGGCCTGACTCTGGTTCCTTGCCTCCGAGGATTCATCGCCTGCGAAGAAGCCTGAAGATCAGGCTGAGGGTTGGCAGGTCCTCCTCTTGTTGCCTCCGGGGCATCATGAACGATCTCGGTGTTTGAACTGGAAGTAGTCTCCTTATTCTTGAGGATGCTACCATGGTTGTCTGATGAAGGGGCGTGCGCAATTGTGACAGTCTTATCATCCTGCGGTGTTTCTAGTTTAACCTGATTAGCCACCAAATCACTAGACTGAGCTACTCCTTTGGCAGGTTTTGTATCCTCAACGGCGGTCTTCGAATGAACAGAAGCCAGTGTATCTACCTTATGCCCAGATGGCTTCTCCTTTGGCCTTGCCACATTCATCTTCTCATTTGATCTGTCATTGGCATGAGAGTTTGATGCATCCTTTATCTGCTGACATGGCTTCTCCTTGCCAGAACAGCTCGCAAGTGATTTGGATTGAAAACTACCACCAACATCAATAGCAGTTGGTTTTGATGAAGTTGATGGCAGCTTGACTTTCTCTTTTTCTAAACCGGGGCCTTTTGAGAAAGAAAAGCTGCGTCGACTGGTCTGGTCATTGCTACAGCTAGTTAGTCTTCTGCGCTTCGTCACTGGGGATAAGTACTTGCGCTTTTCAATTTTAGTTTTCTGGGGAAAGAAGCTTGTCGCACCAATTGTGTCACCATTGCCATTAGAAGAATGGCCATTAACTGGAAAAACTGAGCATGATGTAGCAGCCATATTTCGAAAAGAGTCCACTTGGCTTTCATTGTCTGCATTCTTGGATGAAACCATTTCAGTGCCATTCTCATCAGCTGTAACTCCTGCATAGCCTTCCTTGTAATCTGATGATCTGTCATCTGTGTCATGTTCGTCTGAGGAACTATCACTCACCATATTATGTGTATGACGCAAAGGGCCAAAACTAATATTTGCATCAGCAGGCAAGTTCCTCAGCTCCCTCACTTGAGAGGGCTCTTCCCCTTGGACCAAGCTAGTATCGATTATTGTAAACTTTGGAAGCTCGTGATAGCCATCGAAAGGAACATCTTGGTTCAGTTTCATGGCTGTGTCAAAGCCATTTTTCTCAGCATTAACACCATTGCCCATTTCATCAACCTCTATCTCAAGAAGAACAGGGTCTGCTACCACTTTCTTGAGGACATCACTGACAGAATCAAAATAATGAGTGCCTTTTGTAAGTTCACTTCTTGAAAACCTTTGAATACCAGGCACAATGAATACAAGGCAATTCTTCGTTGTGCTGACATCATTTGGCTTCTCTGAGTGCCACCCTCTTGCAAGCAAACGAGGCCAGACAGCTTCCCAAAAAAGATCATTTGATCTTGTCTTGCTTCTTCTGAAATCACCCGTTAAGAATTTGATTATATCTTCTGAAGCAAGAGAGGAACACTCTTTGCCTGCAGGCATGCCGGGCTGAACAGAAAGGACTTGGTTTGGTTTGGATGGGTCCAAAACAAAACCAGTCAAATCATCCTTCCCTTTACCGATCGCAACCGCCTCAACAAAAGCTTCTATTCCAACAACAGATTTCAGATGAAAA from Oryza glaberrima chromosome 3, OglaRS2, whole genome shotgun sequence carries:
- the LOC127768076 gene encoding uncharacterized protein LOC127768076 — encoded protein: MDMDMEAAKMESLEPEDGDGHQSDATDDDLPPRICTGKAYQAEIPNLATEDECRQYMSNTTDSCMALGYDCPIPIMWTLPSEFNKKEEEIQKQHSSETKAIENSRDGDSQTTSICPTSNNTSGQCSTSQDPHPELPDQIVSDSHQAHDDKLAPCSTQEGLNFTDKAMADQGEIEQFIPVPNSSTSIWSDQEAELLLLGLYIFGKNLHVLSRFVGSKTVGDVLSYYYGKFYKGEAYKRWSACRKAKIRRCILGERIFIGWRRQELISRLKSKIPKEAHDLLDEMFKSFNDSQTSLMDFVFHLKSVVGIEAFVEAVAIGKGKDDLTGFVLDPSKPNQVLSVQPGMPAGKECSSLASEDIIKFLTGDFRRSKTRSNDLFWEAVWPRLLARGWHSEKPNDVSTTKNCLVFIVPGIQRFSRSELTKGTHYFDSVSDVLKKVVADPVLLEIEVDEMGNGVNAEKNGFDTAMKLNQDVPFDGYHELPKFTIIDTSLVQGEEPSQVRELRNLPADANISFGPLRHTHNMVSDSSSDEHDTDDRSSDYKEGYAGVTADENGTEMVSSKNADNESQVDSFRNMAATSCSVFPVNGHSSNGNGDTIGATSFFPQKTKIEKRKYLSPVTKRRRLTSCSNDQTSRRSFSFSKGPGLEKEKVKLPSTSSKPTAIDVGGSFQSKSLASCSGKEKPCQQIKDASNSHANDRSNEKMNVARPKEKPSGHKVDTLASVHSKTAVEDTKPAKGVAQSSDLVANQVKLETPQDDKTVTIAHAPSSDNHGSILKNKETTSSSNTEIVHDAPEATRGGPANPQPDLQASSQAMNPRRQGTRVRPPTARALEAVAFGLLGSGKRKADPTGSSRPRQRARKSTKEAASVSTSSDTEKSSMDSGARQ